A window of the Lolium perenne isolate Kyuss_39 chromosome 7, Kyuss_2.0, whole genome shotgun sequence genome harbors these coding sequences:
- the LOC127317727 gene encoding tuliposide A-converting enzyme 1, chloroplastic-like translates to MDPDSEISFDFQPFLCQYKSGRVFRYRSNATVPAGTDPVTGVVSRDIHVGAARARVYLPPDAAASNAKLPVILYFHGGGFVVGSPAGTSNHAYLNDLVARAGAIGVSVYYRLAPEHMLPAAYEDGWAAVRWAATRGDGADPWLLDHADLSRVFLAGCSAGANLAHNMAIRASATGALPKGVTVRGLLAVHPYFTGKEAVGAEVDFPADVREHMDCTWRFVFPGSAGLDDPLVNPFVNDEARAAVAKISCERVLVCVAEADLLLKERGLWYYRELKASGYAGELDLLESKGVGHGFHMDMLHSEEGVKLQKRTVAFIRK, encoded by the coding sequence ATGGATCCCGACTCCGAGATCAGCTTCGACTTCCAGCCCTTCCTCTGCCAGTACAAGAGCGGCCGCGTCTTCCGCTACCGCAGCAATGCCACCGTCCCCGCCGGCACCGACCCCGTCACAGGCGTCGTCTCCAGGGACATCCACGTCGGCGCCGCCCGAGCGCGCGTCTACCTCCCGCCCGACGCGGCCGCGTCCAATGCCAAGCTCCCCGTCATCCTCTACTTCCACGGCGGCGGCTTCGTCGTCGGCTCGCCCGCCGGCACCTCCAACCACGCCTACCTCAACGACCTCGTCGCCCGCGCCGGCGCCATCGGCGTCTCCGTCTACTACCGCCTCGCGCCGGAGCACATGCTCCCCGCGGCGTACGAGGACGGCTGGGCGGCCGTGCGGTGGGCCGCCACGCGCGGGGACGGCGCCGACCCGTGGCTGCTCGATCACGCCGACCTTTCCCGCGTCTTCCTCGCCGGCTGCAGCGCCGGCGCCAACCTCGCGCACAACATGGCCATCCGCGCCTCCGCGACCGGCGCGCTGCCGAAGGGCGTCACCGTCCGCGGCCTCCTGGCCGTGCACCCGTACTTCACCGGGaaggaggccgtgggcgcggaggTGGACTTCCCCGCGGACGTGAGGGAGCACATGGACTGCACCTGGAGGTTCGTCTTCCCGGGGTCTGCCGGGCTGGACGATCCACTCGTGAACCCGTTCGTCAACGACgaggcgcgcgccgccgtggccaagATCTCGTGCGAGCGCGTGCTGGTGTGCGTGGCCGAggccgacctcctgctcaaggagcgcGGCCTGTGGTACTACCGGGAGCTCAAGGCGAGCGGCTACGCCGGCGAGCTGGACCTGTTGGAGTCCAAGGGCGTCGGCCACGGGTTTCACATGGATATGCTCCACTCCGAGGAGGGCGTCAAGCTGCAGAAGCGCACCGTTGCCTTCATCAGGAAATGA